One window of the Acinonyx jubatus isolate Ajub_Pintada_27869175 chromosome A2, VMU_Ajub_asm_v1.0, whole genome shotgun sequence genome contains the following:
- the PURB gene encoding transcriptional activator protein Pur-beta, whose amino-acid sequence MADGDSGSERGGGPGGFQPAARGGEQETQELASKRLDIQNKRFYLDVKQNAKGRFLKIAEVGAGGSKSRLTLSMAVAAEFRDYLGDFIEHYAQLGPSSPEQVAAAAAGAEEGGGPRRALKSEFLVRENRKYYLDLKENQRGRFLRIRQTVNRGGGGPGPGGLQSGQTIALPAQGLIEFRDALAKLIDDYGGDDDELAGGAGGGAGGPGGGLYGELPEGTSITVDSKRFFFDVGCNKYGVFLRVSEVKPSYRNAITVPFKAWGKFGGAFCRYADEMKEIQERQRDKLYERRGGDESEGEEVDED is encoded by the coding sequence ATGGCGGACGGCGACAGCGGCAGCGAACGCGGCGGCGGGCCCGGCGGCTTCCAGCCTGCGGCCCGCGGCGGCGAGCAGGAGACGCAGGAGCTGGCCTCAAAGCGGCTGGACATCCAGAACAAGCGCTTCTACTTGGACGTGAAGCAGAACGCCAAGGGCCGCTTCCTCAAGATCGCCGAGGTGGGCGCGGGAGGCTCCAAGAGCCGCCTCACGCTGTCTATGGCGGTGGCCGCCGAGTTCCGCGACTACCTGGGCGACTTCATCGAGCACTACGCGCAGCTGGGCCCCAGCAGCCCCGAGcaggtggcggcggcggcggcgggcgccgAGGAGGGCGGCGGACCGCGGCGCGCGCTCAAGAGCGAGTTCCTGGTGCGCGAGAACCGCAAGTACTACCTGGACCTCAAGGAGAACCAGCGCGGCCGCTTCCTGCGCATCCGCCAGACGGTCaaccgcggcggcggcggccccgggcCTGGCGGCCTGCAGAGCGGCCAGACCATAGCGCTGCCCGCGCAGGGCCTCATCGAGTTCCGGGACGCGCTGGCCAAGCTCATCGACGACTACGGCGGCGACGACGACGAGCtggcgggcggcgcgggcggcggcgcggggggTCCGGGCGGCGGCCTGTACGGCGAGCTCCCGGAGGGCACCTCCATCACGGTGGACTCCAAGCGCTTCTTCTTCGACGTGGGCTGCAACAAGTACGGCGTGTTCCTGCGTGTGAGCGAGGTGAAGCCGTCCTACCGCAACGCCATCACCGTCCCCTTCAAGGCTTGGGGCAAGTTCGGGGGCGCCTTTTGCCGGTATGCGGACGAGATGAAGGAGATCCAGGAGCGGCAGCGGGACAAGCTGTATGAGCGACGCGGCGGGGACGAGTCCGAGGGCGAGGAGGTGGACGAGGACTGA